A single region of the Lycium barbarum isolate Lr01 chromosome 2, ASM1917538v2, whole genome shotgun sequence genome encodes:
- the LOC132628559 gene encoding uncharacterized protein LOC132628559: MVAQSSLVGQVKACQNEDPHLANLRDQVPNGGVKSFPIDGEGVLHQHGRLYIPIVDDVKQLILEEPHSSRYSIHPGTAKMYQDLRGWYWWKGMKADTLKYVTDTAKQLANIYLYLSEILEYMLRACAIGFGGYWDVSCRWCRSPVGLFEHGEAQLLGPDLFQQALEKVALI; this comes from the exons ATGGTGGCACAATCTTCCTTAGTTGGACAAGTCAAGGCTTGCCAGAATGAAGATCCCCATCTTGCTAACCTACGAGATCAAGTGCCGAATGGGGGCGTTAAGTCATTCCCTATTGATGGCGAAGGCGTGTTACATCAACATGGTAGACTGTATATTCCCATAGTGGATGATGTCAAGCAACTAATTCTTGAAGAGCCTCATAGCTCGCGATACTCCATCCACCCAGGTACTGCGAAGATGTACCAAGACTTGCGTGGATGGTACTGGTGGAAAGGTATGAAGGCTGATACTTTGAAATAT gtTACTGATACTGCAAAACAATTAGCGAATATTTACCTGTATCTGTCTGAG ATCTTGGAAtacatgcttagagcttgtgcGATTGGTTTTGGTGGTTATTGGGATGTCAGCTGCCGTTG GTGTCGTTCACCAGTAGGATTGTTTGAACATGGTGAAGCACAACTATTAGGTCCAGATTTGTTTCAGCAAGCCTTGGAGAAAGTTGCGTTGATATGA